A region from the Candidatus Hydrogenedentota bacterium genome encodes:
- a CDS encoding alpha/beta hydrolase: MRRAVSISAVLVLLAAASYADANNAGQRDAPPGFAFRQDIVYGPQSERQRLDLLHATDSGAPLPVIVHIHGGGWYTGDKGGDKTFQLMRALSEAGYAVASIAYRLSDDAPFPAAIEDCKLVVRFLRAHAAEYRVDADRIGAIGASAGGHLAAMLAVTTLKDELEGTGGYDDQSSAIQAAVVVCGPTNLTVPLSTKLKDKDDPLVVRFLGGSLAEKQDEARRASPIFYVNKTTPPMFFMHSMEDKRVDPSQSTSMAEAMAKAGARFRIALIADGVHGMEIARDDSGRAAVIAFFDEYLKPPRK; encoded by the coding sequence GTGCGCAGGGCCGTGTCCATTTCGGCGGTGCTCGTCTTGCTCGCCGCTGCATCGTACGCGGATGCAAACAACGCTGGGCAACGCGACGCGCCACCGGGCTTTGCATTCAGACAGGACATTGTGTATGGCCCGCAATCGGAACGACAGCGGCTCGATCTGCTGCATGCGACGGATTCCGGCGCGCCCCTTCCCGTCATCGTTCACATCCACGGCGGCGGGTGGTACACCGGCGACAAGGGCGGCGACAAGACGTTTCAACTGATGCGCGCGTTGTCCGAGGCGGGTTATGCTGTGGCGTCCATCGCGTATCGCTTGTCGGACGACGCGCCATTTCCCGCGGCGATCGAAGACTGCAAGCTGGTGGTGCGATTCCTGCGCGCACATGCGGCGGAGTATCGCGTCGACGCGGACCGAATCGGCGCCATTGGCGCGTCCGCGGGAGGGCACCTCGCCGCTATGCTCGCCGTGACCACGCTGAAAGACGAATTGGAGGGGACGGGCGGCTACGACGATCAATCCAGCGCGATTCAGGCGGCGGTCGTTGTCTGCGGGCCGACAAACCTTACGGTACCGCTATCGACCAAACTGAAGGACAAGGACGACCCGTTGGTCGTGCGTTTCCTCGGCGGTTCGTTGGCGGAGAAGCAAGACGAAGCGCGGCGTGCGTCACCCATCTTCTACGTGAACAAGACCACGCCGCCGATGTTCTTTATGCACAGCATGGAGGACAAGCGGGTGGACCCAAGTCAATCGACGTCGATGGCGGAGGCGATGGCGAAGGCGGGCGCACGGTTTCGCATCGCCCTAATCGCCGACGGCGTTCACGGAATGGAAATCGCGCGCGACGATTCCGGGCGCGCGGCAGTCATTGCGTTTTTCGACGAGTATCTCAAGCCGCCGCGCAAGTGA
- a CDS encoding DUF4091 domain-containing protein produces MRFLVITVALGVCAIGAPVTDDVEVPAAHYELRVAPGDGAGVELFRLNTSKMNQSAHDGLLVEGFGIGNFYVPNRRMNESLEVLDTIKDRPVLQYTYECDGPNIRGLHVTRTMEPLLDQASVRVRLRIENKGDEDQWVAPWVRNELAPGGKFDENDRIDVPSLGGIVSAERSAYYPAARNWIAATDSATKETVYAVFNCDETHSYLALRDDAETYCGFQTSFVPRLMKKSGAWETTYRIGAVRGLTHVNFASDELAAQIDYAEKKLSVLIAPVRAMQGVTIKASVAAANGRVWQLQPLNANFAPGSVVRCTYDWEPIGDGAYDFLARISQGEKDVKLGADTGSPHGGVDAQFLVGEPKAVAYEAWTDAPHALERGKRPLTRALAANGAAKVWLESSLEKVFPEDDPDSSGPARSIARVALAKNEGESFQIVIRPKEFALDPLTIHASELTDAKTGATIEAKNIMLHRVRYYPVRVPTHFEGPTGEWPDPLPPYEPFTAPADRCSPVWVTIHAPANTPAGTYEGTIEAAAAGMDPVVITLRAEVWDFALPVTPTLKTDFGFWPENAESMSKRFGFSGTASELNAAYFANAAQHRVTLRALAQLPAESADYAASLRAYEPQLKQLLAGGATTIGVPAPLLDVPEQLRLANEFVKKNNLSARAFCQIADEPERPAWQRLFDTMTKWRTEAPDIPLMLTTHGMQPFFHEAASIWAVHTPLMDTLNNKAVLERIAAGNEVWWYVNHTPPRPYANFFIDFAAIEHRVLFWQTWALGIKGMHYWNVNYSEGGVNPFLSQLDVTPANGDGFLVYPGPNGPVNSIRWETIRDGIEDYDYLVLFRDLMKRAEAANNTALLQKVQAAYNLKEVVPDLVTFPRDPNVMLAKREAIGKAIVELRRGLDM; encoded by the coding sequence ATGCGATTCCTGGTGATTACTGTAGCCCTTGGGGTGTGCGCGATCGGCGCGCCGGTGACGGACGACGTCGAGGTGCCGGCGGCGCACTACGAACTCCGTGTTGCACCCGGCGATGGAGCGGGCGTGGAGTTGTTCCGGCTCAACACGTCGAAGATGAACCAATCCGCTCACGACGGGTTGCTCGTGGAAGGTTTTGGCATAGGCAATTTTTATGTGCCGAACCGGCGGATGAACGAATCGCTCGAAGTGCTCGACACGATCAAGGACCGGCCAGTCCTTCAATACACGTACGAATGCGACGGGCCGAACATTCGCGGCTTGCACGTCACGCGGACGATGGAGCCGCTGCTCGATCAGGCGTCCGTGCGCGTGCGCCTGCGCATCGAGAATAAGGGCGACGAGGACCAGTGGGTCGCGCCGTGGGTGCGTAACGAGCTCGCGCCCGGCGGAAAGTTCGACGAGAACGACCGCATTGACGTGCCTTCGCTGGGTGGTATCGTGAGCGCGGAGCGCAGCGCGTATTATCCCGCCGCGCGAAATTGGATCGCCGCAACGGACAGTGCGACGAAGGAAACGGTCTATGCCGTGTTCAACTGCGACGAGACACATTCGTATCTCGCGTTGCGCGATGACGCGGAAACGTATTGCGGATTTCAGACGTCTTTCGTGCCACGGCTTATGAAGAAGTCCGGCGCGTGGGAAACGACGTACCGCATCGGCGCGGTGCGCGGTTTGACCCACGTGAACTTCGCATCGGACGAACTGGCCGCGCAGATCGACTACGCGGAGAAGAAACTCAGCGTCCTGATCGCGCCGGTGCGCGCGATGCAGGGCGTCACAATCAAAGCAAGCGTGGCCGCCGCGAACGGGCGTGTGTGGCAGTTGCAGCCGCTGAACGCGAACTTCGCGCCCGGTTCCGTGGTCCGATGCACCTACGACTGGGAGCCAATCGGCGACGGCGCGTACGACTTTCTCGCCAGGATTTCGCAGGGCGAGAAGGACGTCAAACTTGGCGCAGACACGGGATCGCCGCACGGCGGTGTCGACGCGCAGTTCCTTGTCGGCGAACCGAAAGCGGTGGCGTACGAGGCGTGGACGGATGCGCCGCATGCGCTCGAGCGGGGCAAGCGACCGCTGACCCGCGCCCTCGCGGCGAACGGCGCAGCAAAAGTGTGGCTCGAAAGTTCGCTGGAAAAGGTATTCCCGGAAGACGACCCTGATTCCTCCGGGCCAGCGAGATCGATCGCGCGCGTCGCGCTCGCGAAAAACGAGGGCGAATCGTTTCAAATCGTAATTCGTCCAAAAGAATTCGCGCTCGATCCTCTTACCATCCATGCGAGCGAACTGACGGACGCGAAGACCGGCGCAACGATTGAGGCGAAGAACATCATGCTGCATCGCGTCCGGTACTATCCCGTGCGCGTGCCGACGCACTTCGAAGGCCCGACCGGCGAGTGGCCCGATCCGTTGCCTCCGTATGAGCCGTTCACCGCTCCCGCAGACCGGTGCTCGCCGGTTTGGGTTACGATCCACGCGCCCGCGAACACGCCCGCGGGAACGTATGAAGGCACAATCGAAGCCGCGGCGGCGGGCATGGACCCCGTTGTCATCACGTTGCGCGCCGAGGTGTGGGATTTTGCACTGCCGGTGACGCCAACGCTCAAGACCGATTTCGGTTTCTGGCCTGAGAATGCGGAATCGATGTCGAAGCGGTTTGGTTTTTCGGGCACCGCAAGCGAACTGAACGCGGCGTATTTCGCCAATGCGGCGCAACACCGAGTGACGCTGCGCGCGCTCGCGCAATTGCCGGCGGAAAGCGCGGACTACGCGGCCAGCCTGCGCGCGTATGAGCCTCAGCTCAAACAGTTGCTTGCAGGCGGCGCGACGACGATCGGCGTACCGGCGCCGCTGCTCGACGTGCCGGAACAGTTGCGGTTGGCGAACGAGTTCGTGAAGAAGAACAACTTGTCGGCGCGCGCATTCTGTCAGATTGCGGACGAACCGGAGCGTCCCGCGTGGCAGCGGCTGTTCGACACGATGACGAAGTGGCGTACCGAGGCGCCGGACATTCCGCTGATGCTGACCACGCACGGCATGCAGCCATTCTTTCACGAGGCTGCGTCGATCTGGGCGGTCCACACGCCGCTGATGGACACGCTGAACAACAAGGCTGTACTCGAGCGGATTGCCGCGGGCAACGAGGTGTGGTGGTACGTCAACCATACACCGCCGCGGCCCTACGCGAACTTCTTCATCGACTTTGCGGCGATCGAGCACCGCGTGCTGTTCTGGCAAACATGGGCGCTCGGCATCAAGGGCATGCACTACTGGAACGTGAACTACAGCGAAGGCGGCGTGAACCCATTTCTATCGCAACTCGACGTGACGCCGGCGAACGGCGACGGTTTTCTCGTCTATCCCGGTCCGAACGGCCCCGTGAATTCGATTCGGTGGGAAACCATCCGCGACGGCATCGAGGATTACGATTACCTCGTGCTCTTCCGCGACCTCATGAAAAGGGCTGAAGCGGCCAATAACACCGCGCTCCTGCAAAAAGTGCAAGCCGCGTACAACCTCAAGGAAGTCGTGCCCGATCTCGTCACCTTTCCGCGCGATCCCAACGTGATGCTCGCCAAGCGCGAGGCGATTGGCAAGGCGATCGTCGAGCTGCGGCGCGGGCTGGACATGTAG
- a CDS encoding type II toxin-antitoxin system MqsR family toxin, producing MEKRRAHYDLARAKHLIRQGAFRVTTVALSCARRDFAITDARRIAEIVLTLSSTQLHKSMTTIADPRVWQDVYHGNVYGIDAYIKIQIANETTVIISFKELEHD from the coding sequence GTGGAAAAGCGGCGTGCGCACTACGATTTAGCGCGAGCAAAACACCTGATCCGTCAAGGAGCATTTCGCGTTACCACGGTCGCCCTTTCATGTGCGAGACGCGACTTCGCAATTACGGACGCAAGACGGATCGCGGAAATCGTATTGACTCTCTCAAGTACGCAGCTTCATAAATCGATGACAACGATTGCCGATCCCAGGGTTTGGCAAGATGTCTATCACGGGAACGTCTACGGAATTGACGCTTACATAAAGATTCAGATCGCTAATGAGACAACCGTCATAATCTCGTTCAAGGAGTTGGAGCACGACTAG